The following proteins are co-located in the Fimbriiglobus ruber genome:
- the aspS gene encoding aspartate--tRNA ligase produces the protein MAEWQRTLTCGDLRDTHVGQTVTLNGWVLTTRNFNNQIFIDLKDRYGLTQVVFEDDSAELYATANKLRKEFCVSVRGVVRPRLTGKERADIATGAVEVKAEKVEVLNACPTLPFEINEFGSELANEDIRLQYRYLDLRRKSLQNILILRHRLCKTIRDFLDTRGFLEVETPLLGKSTPEGARDYLVPSRVYNGEFFALPQSPQLYKQLLMISGYDKYFQIARCLRDEDLRADRQPEFTQLDLEMSFVERDDILGLMEQLAAEIFDQCHGVKIPLPFPRMKFADAVAKYGSDKPDLRFGLEIVDIGDIAAESEFTVFKSVLAEGGIVRGINAKGGAAKFTNTALKPGGELPKVVETYKAKGLAWMKYEGDKFTGSIEKFFPDAVKAKIKERLNVEPGDLVLFVADKEAVVCDALGALRIHVASAMKLYRNWWEEKAEYEATEAAAAKKEKRAPKPFQLRPDHFNFLWVVDFPMFMFDADEKRWVAIHHPFTAPMDDDVANLESEPGKARAKAYDMVLNGYEVGGGSIRIHRQDVQSLVFKMLGMDPADAKARFGFLLDALQSGAPPHGGIALGLDRWCMILAGTTNIRDVIAFPKNKQARDLMTGAPATVEPRQLKDLGIKLT, from the coding sequence ATGGCCGAATGGCAACGCACCCTCACCTGTGGCGACCTCCGCGACACGCACGTCGGGCAGACCGTGACCTTGAACGGGTGGGTACTCACGACCCGGAATTTCAACAATCAGATCTTCATCGACTTGAAAGACCGCTACGGACTCACGCAGGTCGTGTTCGAGGATGATTCCGCTGAACTGTACGCCACGGCGAATAAGCTCCGGAAAGAGTTCTGCGTGTCCGTGCGCGGCGTCGTGCGGCCCCGGCTTACGGGTAAGGAACGGGCGGACATCGCGACCGGGGCGGTCGAGGTGAAGGCCGAGAAGGTGGAAGTGCTAAACGCCTGCCCCACCCTACCTTTCGAGATCAACGAGTTCGGCAGCGAACTGGCGAACGAAGACATCCGCCTTCAGTACCGCTACCTCGACCTTCGCCGGAAGTCGCTGCAAAACATCCTGATCCTGCGCCACCGGCTCTGCAAAACTATCCGCGACTTCCTCGACACCCGCGGATTCCTGGAAGTGGAGACGCCGCTCCTGGGCAAAAGTACGCCGGAAGGCGCGCGGGATTACCTCGTGCCCAGCCGGGTGTACAACGGCGAGTTCTTCGCGCTGCCGCAGTCGCCGCAGTTGTACAAGCAACTGCTGATGATCTCGGGCTACGACAAGTATTTCCAGATCGCCCGCTGCCTCCGCGACGAAGACCTCCGCGCCGACCGGCAGCCGGAGTTCACCCAACTCGACCTCGAAATGTCGTTCGTCGAACGCGACGACATTCTGGGCCTGATGGAGCAACTGGCCGCGGAAATCTTCGACCAGTGTCATGGGGTGAAGATCCCATTGCCCTTCCCGCGGATGAAGTTCGCGGACGCCGTGGCGAAATACGGCAGCGACAAGCCCGACCTCCGCTTCGGCCTGGAGATCGTGGACATCGGCGACATCGCGGCCGAGTCCGAGTTCACCGTGTTCAAGAGCGTCCTCGCGGAAGGCGGGATCGTCCGCGGCATCAACGCGAAGGGCGGGGCCGCCAAGTTCACGAACACCGCACTCAAGCCCGGCGGGGAACTGCCGAAGGTCGTCGAAACCTACAAGGCCAAGGGCCTCGCGTGGATGAAGTACGAGGGGGACAAGTTCACCGGCTCGATCGAGAAGTTCTTCCCGGACGCCGTCAAAGCCAAGATTAAGGAACGACTGAACGTCGAGCCCGGCGACCTCGTGCTGTTCGTCGCGGACAAGGAGGCGGTCGTCTGCGACGCGCTCGGCGCGCTGCGGATTCACGTCGCCTCAGCAATGAAGTTGTACCGGAACTGGTGGGAAGAGAAGGCCGAGTACGAGGCGACGGAGGCGGCCGCGGCCAAGAAGGAGAAGCGAGCCCCGAAGCCGTTCCAGCTGCGGCCCGACCACTTCAACTTCCTGTGGGTGGTCGATTTCCCGATGTTCATGTTCGACGCTGACGAAAAGCGGTGGGTCGCGATTCACCACCCGTTCACCGCCCCGATGGACGACGACGTGGCGAACCTGGAGTCCGAACCCGGCAAGGCCCGGGCCAAGGCTTACGACATGGTGTTGAATGGCTACGAAGTCGGCGGCGGCAGCATTCGTATCCACCGGCAAGACGTGCAATCGCTCGTCTTCAAGATGCTGGGCATGGACCCCGCGGACGCGAAGGCCCGGTTCGGCTTCCTGCTGGATGCCCTCCAGAGCGGCGCCCCGCCCCACGGCGGCATCGCCCTCGGTCTGGACCGCTGGTGCATGATCCTGGCCGGCACGACGAATATTCGCGACGTGATCGCGTTCCCGAAGAACAAACAAGCGCGGGATCTCATGACGGGTGCGCCGGCCACGGTCGAACCGCGGCAACTCAAGGATCTCGGCATCAAATTGACGTGA
- a CDS encoding DUF4392 domain-containing protein codes for MTIDEKLAAILAAVQTDPGNRGLAHDPDDNLFNAFPGDFAATCRSLADHPEPAVDIFTGFFIPTSTPPAAETDGPLGAVFLARALIPLGVHVGISAERWCEKALTSGLTASGFTEMDITAWDPAPDPGGRRDRMVHVVPKVPGPKRRRSHYLALERPGPAEDGRCHTMRGRDITDLTAPVEVVFAQSQFNRVRTIGVGDGGNEIGMGKVSHETIVKNVPNGAAIHCRVPTDFLIVSGVSNWGAYALAAGVYMVRGADLPADLFDPDRERAILEVMVRDGPLVDGVVGKPSVTVDGLSWDDYTRPLRRMREIFR; via the coding sequence ATGACCATCGACGAGAAACTGGCGGCGATCCTGGCGGCGGTCCAGACCGACCCCGGCAACCGCGGGCTGGCTCACGATCCGGACGACAATCTGTTCAACGCTTTTCCCGGCGATTTCGCCGCCACGTGCCGGAGCCTCGCGGACCACCCGGAACCGGCGGTCGACATATTTACCGGCTTCTTCATCCCGACCTCGACGCCGCCCGCGGCCGAAACCGACGGCCCACTCGGGGCTGTCTTTCTCGCCCGTGCATTGATTCCGCTCGGTGTTCACGTCGGCATCTCTGCCGAGCGGTGGTGCGAGAAAGCGTTAACTAGTGGGTTAACCGCGTCCGGCTTCACGGAGATGGACATTACTGCCTGGGATCCGGCACCAGACCCGGGCGGCCGGCGCGACCGGATGGTCCACGTCGTTCCCAAAGTGCCCGGCCCGAAGCGGCGGCGCTCGCATTATCTCGCGCTGGAGCGGCCTGGCCCGGCCGAGGACGGACGCTGCCACACGATGCGCGGCCGCGACATCACCGACCTGACCGCGCCCGTGGAAGTGGTGTTCGCGCAGTCGCAGTTCAACCGCGTTCGCACGATCGGCGTCGGCGACGGCGGCAACGAGATCGGCATGGGTAAGGTCTCACACGAGACGATCGTCAAAAACGTCCCGAACGGGGCAGCGATCCACTGCCGCGTGCCGACGGACTTCCTCATCGTCTCAGGTGTGAGTAATTGGGGCGCGTACGCGCTCGCGGCGGGTGTTTATATGGTGCGGGGGGCAGATCTTCCGGCCGACTTGTTTGACCCAGACCGAGAGCGAGCCATCCTCGAAGTCATGGTGCGCGACGGCCCGCTCGTTGACGGCGTCGTTGGAAAACCCTCAGTGACCGTGGACGGCCTGAGCTGGGACGATTACACGCGGCCACTGCGACGGATGCGTGAAATATTCAGATAA
- a CDS encoding Gfo/Idh/MocA family protein: MTLPQQTRRSFLVAAGTATAAAVSGSVATAFPANDAIQVGVIGSGGRARHLMKSLTKIENIRIAAVCDVWDVALAEGKKLVDPQATTTKKYQELLDNKDVHAVLIGSPDHWHVPLTIAALAAGKDVYVEKPLTHDLSEGKAVLEAQAKAKRVVQVGTQQRSMPHIAMARDLVRAGKIGKVLKVKMSWNRSTDRVKRFPLGVDPKSVDWKTFVGTAKDQPFDEYRFRNWRWFWDFGGGIFTDLMVHWVDVAHWVLDVDHPNKAVSIGEHFVAKDVWETPDTVQTLLTYPGDIQMHFEGTFSNARNAARIEFLGTDATIYLDRGRIEVIPERNKKVEPLQEILGSGPPGADFYDKPDGELLHLQNWIDCVRSRKEPVAPIAAGVSSASAAHLANRALRTGQTAVWE, encoded by the coding sequence ATGACTCTCCCACAGCAAACGCGTCGGTCCTTTCTCGTTGCCGCGGGCACCGCAACCGCGGCAGCCGTTTCCGGGTCGGTGGCGACCGCGTTCCCGGCGAACGACGCGATTCAGGTCGGCGTGATCGGGTCAGGCGGCCGCGCGCGGCACCTGATGAAGTCGCTGACCAAGATCGAAAACATTCGCATCGCGGCCGTCTGCGACGTGTGGGACGTGGCGTTGGCTGAAGGGAAGAAACTCGTTGACCCTCAAGCCACCACGACCAAGAAGTACCAGGAATTACTCGACAACAAGGACGTTCACGCCGTCCTGATCGGAAGCCCGGACCACTGGCACGTGCCACTGACCATCGCCGCGCTCGCCGCCGGCAAGGACGTGTATGTTGAGAAACCGCTGACGCACGACCTGAGCGAAGGGAAAGCCGTCCTCGAAGCCCAGGCGAAGGCCAAGCGCGTGGTTCAGGTCGGCACGCAGCAGCGGAGTATGCCGCACATCGCCATGGCGCGAGACCTCGTCCGCGCGGGGAAGATCGGCAAGGTTCTCAAAGTCAAAATGAGTTGGAACCGGAGCACGGACCGCGTGAAACGATTTCCCCTCGGCGTCGACCCGAAGAGTGTCGACTGGAAAACCTTCGTAGGCACCGCGAAGGATCAGCCGTTCGACGAGTACCGGTTCCGGAACTGGCGGTGGTTCTGGGATTTCGGCGGCGGCATCTTCACCGACCTGATGGTTCACTGGGTCGACGTCGCGCACTGGGTACTAGATGTCGACCACCCGAATAAAGCCGTGAGCATCGGCGAGCATTTCGTCGCCAAGGACGTGTGGGAGACGCCGGACACCGTGCAAACACTGCTCACGTACCCGGGCGACATCCAGATGCACTTCGAGGGGACGTTCAGCAACGCCCGCAACGCGGCGCGGATCGAGTTCCTCGGCACCGACGCCACGATTTACTTGGACCGCGGCCGGATCGAGGTCATCCCCGAACGGAACAAGAAGGTCGAGCCGCTCCAAGAAATCCTCGGTAGCGGCCCGCCCGGCGCCGACTTCTACGACAAGCCGGACGGCGAACTGCTCCACCTCCAGAACTGGATTGACTGCGTCCGCTCGCGGAAGGAGCCGGTCGCCCCCATCGCGGCCGGCGTGTCGTCTGCCAGCGCCGCCCACCTGGCAAACCGGGCTTTGCGCACGGGACAGACGGCGGTGTGGGAGTAG
- a CDS encoding RluA family pseudouridine synthase encodes MSFADALDILLEDNHLIGVNKPSGWPSAHFDGEDETVDRLVKAYLKEKYNKPGNVFLGVVHRLDKPVSGCLIFARTSKGAARLSEQFREGAVEKVYWAVVEQSDRAPWASQETGSLDDWLFHDDAAHRVNVVPADTPGAKPARLLFQVRGRAAGLVWLELRPHTGRKHQLRVQLASRGSPIYGDTKYGSPHSLGPAIALHARSLTVLHPTQGNPVAMTAEIPHHWRGRFARLLGGKT; translated from the coding sequence ATGTCCTTCGCCGACGCGCTCGACATCCTGCTGGAAGACAACCACCTCATCGGCGTGAACAAGCCGAGCGGGTGGCCGTCTGCCCACTTCGACGGCGAGGACGAGACGGTCGACCGGTTGGTGAAGGCGTATCTCAAGGAAAAATACAACAAGCCCGGCAACGTCTTCCTCGGCGTCGTCCACCGGCTCGACAAGCCGGTGAGCGGCTGTTTGATCTTCGCGCGGACGAGTAAAGGGGCGGCCAGGCTCTCTGAGCAGTTCCGCGAGGGGGCGGTCGAAAAGGTCTATTGGGCTGTGGTGGAACAAAGCGACCGGGCGCCGTGGGCGTCGCAGGAAACCGGGTCACTCGACGACTGGCTGTTTCACGACGATGCGGCGCATCGTGTCAACGTGGTGCCCGCCGATACGCCCGGGGCGAAGCCGGCCCGGCTGCTGTTCCAGGTTCGCGGCCGGGCCGCCGGTCTGGTGTGGCTCGAACTGCGGCCGCACACGGGCCGGAAGCACCAACTCCGCGTCCAACTCGCCTCCCGCGGCAGCCCGATCTACGGCGACACCAAGTACGGCTCGCCCCACAGCCTCGGCCCGGCGATCGCGTTACACGCCCGGTCGCTCACCGTATTGCACCCCACGCAGGGCAACCCGGTCGCGATGACGGCCGAAATTCCACACCACTGGCGCGGCAGGTTCGCGCGGCTCCTCGGCGGAAAAACTTGA
- a CDS encoding bifunctional serine/threonine-protein kinase/formylglycine-generating enzyme family protein, with protein sequence MSAEPTDPFLAVIRETNLLDAARMAELTDWVAANSPSPQTLAQELGRRGWLTGYQVKEIYRGRGRELILGPYLLLDMIGEGGMGRVYKARHMRLGRDVALKVIRKEKLSKPLAVQRFHQEIRAAASLSHPNVVLAFDADQSDGTHYFSMEYVEGQDLTKLVRDRGPLPFPLGCEYIRQAAIGLQHASERGLVHRDVKPSNLLVTPRGQVKVLDLGLAMLKEQLPGGDGANRVTQDGLVLGTPDFLAPEQAQNPAGVDIRADVYALGATLFFLLTGRVPYEGASPADKLLQHITAPPPSLLQYRPDAPPQLDALIKWFMAKRPEDRPQTPAQAAYALTPFCPQVPGSGPVPGPGGPYQGYNYSVPGQPPGYPATQGYQAQQPAYQPPQPAYPGAQYPAPQPAYQPPQQPAYPAPLPGYQAQPAYPAPPQHGYPPAGAPPAPGTNPQPAPSPAAYAAPQPVAPTGQWHSDAAPPTPPVPQVEPPRGAPLPGNGMMAPHPPAPAAAVPAPNPWPAAAPQVAPPHPQPAQWNAAAAPISQGYATPSYPQTAPPVAYPSSFPPVETATFPGQVDPLALDDSALQPSTQRAGTRTPTRRPGDRRKQSSGSGKVTVVVILLAVGLCGLGAIGTIIWFASETLSESTKPAATEFTNAVGIKMVQLPGGSFTMGSPANEPGRGSDEGPAGEVTVSGPFYMSTTEITQVQYLKVMPESKSYWASRIRKAGPPVDGVTWDEATEFCKKLTQVDRNRRSGWVYRLPTEAEWEYAARAGSSAPFAFGDKLVLGKHARFDLEKDVDQNTGLGEADLSKPPEEKTRMPYPVGSFEPNKFGLYDMHGNLWEWCSDFYASDYSGRAAKDPKGPATGEWRVLRGGAYDDTAAQCRSAARRGLAPNSRERNIGFRVVFASASK encoded by the coding sequence ATGAGCGCCGAACCGACGGACCCGTTTCTCGCCGTGATCCGCGAAACAAACCTGCTCGACGCGGCCCGTATGGCCGAACTGACCGACTGGGTCGCGGCGAACAGTCCCTCCCCCCAAACTCTCGCCCAGGAACTCGGCCGCCGCGGGTGGCTGACCGGGTATCAGGTCAAAGAGATTTACCGCGGCCGCGGCCGCGAACTCATTCTCGGGCCGTACCTCCTGCTCGACATGATTGGCGAGGGCGGCATGGGCCGTGTTTACAAGGCCCGCCACATGCGCCTCGGGCGGGACGTGGCCCTCAAGGTGATCCGCAAGGAAAAGCTGAGCAAGCCGCTCGCGGTCCAGCGGTTCCACCAGGAAATCCGGGCCGCCGCCTCCCTGTCGCACCCGAACGTCGTCCTCGCGTTCGACGCGGACCAGTCGGACGGCACCCACTACTTCTCGATGGAATACGTCGAAGGGCAGGATCTGACCAAGCTCGTGCGGGACCGCGGGCCGCTCCCGTTCCCGCTCGGCTGCGAGTACATCCGCCAGGCCGCGATCGGCTTGCAACACGCCTCCGAGCGCGGGCTCGTCCACCGGGACGTCAAGCCGAGCAACTTGCTAGTCACCCCGCGCGGACAGGTCAAGGTTCTGGACCTCGGGCTGGCCATGCTCAAGGAGCAGCTCCCCGGCGGCGACGGGGCTAACCGCGTCACGCAAGACGGGTTGGTCCTCGGCACCCCGGACTTCCTGGCGCCGGAACAGGCCCAAAACCCGGCTGGCGTCGACATCCGGGCGGACGTCTACGCCCTCGGCGCCACGCTCTTTTTCCTGCTGACCGGACGGGTGCCATACGAGGGAGCTTCCCCGGCCGACAAGCTCCTGCAACACATCACCGCGCCGCCCCCGAGCCTTCTACAATACCGCCCGGACGCCCCGCCGCAGCTCGACGCGCTGATCAAATGGTTCATGGCCAAGCGGCCCGAAGACCGGCCACAAACCCCGGCTCAGGCCGCTTACGCTTTGACCCCGTTTTGCCCCCAGGTTCCCGGCTCGGGGCCGGTTCCCGGTCCCGGCGGCCCGTACCAGGGGTATAATTACTCGGTGCCGGGACAACCTCCCGGTTATCCGGCGACCCAGGGCTACCAGGCGCAACAACCGGCTTACCAACCGCCGCAGCCCGCGTACCCGGGAGCCCAGTACCCGGCCCCGCAACCGGCGTATCAGCCGCCCCAGCAGCCCGCTTACCCCGCGCCGCTGCCGGGCTACCAGGCACAGCCCGCATACCCCGCTCCGCCACAACACGGCTACCCCCCGGCGGGAGCCCCGCCGGCACCCGGCACGAACCCTCAGCCCGCACCGTCTCCCGCCGCGTATGCCGCGCCGCAACCTGTGGCGCCGACTGGTCAATGGCATTCCGACGCGGCCCCGCCGACTCCGCCCGTGCCCCAGGTGGAACCGCCGCGCGGGGCGCCACTGCCGGGCAACGGGATGATGGCGCCCCACCCGCCCGCGCCGGCGGCAGCCGTTCCCGCTCCGAATCCGTGGCCCGCGGCAGCACCACAAGTGGCACCACCACACCCGCAGCCGGCTCAGTGGAATGCCGCAGCCGCCCCGATTTCGCAGGGGTACGCGACCCCGAGTTACCCGCAGACCGCTCCACCAGTTGCGTATCCATCGTCGTTCCCACCCGTGGAAACTGCGACGTTTCCCGGGCAGGTCGACCCACTCGCCCTGGATGATTCTGCCCTCCAGCCGTCGACTCAAAGGGCTGGGACTAGAACACCGACCCGCCGGCCGGGAGACCGCCGGAAACAATCGTCCGGCTCCGGCAAGGTAACAGTCGTCGTGATTTTGCTCGCGGTCGGCCTCTGCGGCCTGGGCGCGATTGGTACGATCATCTGGTTCGCTTCCGAGACCTTGTCGGAGTCGACCAAGCCGGCCGCGACCGAGTTCACCAACGCGGTCGGGATCAAGATGGTTCAGCTCCCGGGCGGCTCGTTCACGATGGGCTCGCCGGCGAATGAGCCGGGTCGCGGGTCGGACGAGGGGCCGGCGGGCGAAGTCACGGTCTCGGGGCCGTTCTACATGTCGACCACCGAAATCACCCAGGTTCAATACCTGAAAGTGATGCCGGAATCGAAATCGTACTGGGCGAGCCGCATCCGCAAGGCGGGACCGCCAGTCGACGGCGTGACGTGGGATGAAGCGACCGAGTTCTGCAAGAAACTGACGCAGGTCGACCGCAACCGGCGGTCCGGCTGGGTGTACCGGCTGCCGACCGAGGCCGAGTGGGAATACGCGGCCCGCGCCGGCAGTTCGGCCCCGTTCGCCTTCGGAGACAAACTCGTGCTGGGCAAGCACGCCCGGTTCGATTTGGAAAAGGACGTCGATCAAAATACCGGGCTGGGCGAGGCCGACCTCAGCAAGCCGCCGGAAGAGAAGACGCGAATGCCTTACCCGGTCGGGTCGTTCGAGCCGAACAAGTTCGGGCTCTACGACATGCACGGCAACCTGTGGGAGTGGTGTTCGGATTTCTACGCCTCGGACTATTCCGGCCGGGCGGCCAAAGACCCGAAGGGCCCCGCGACGGGCGAGTGGCGGGTGCTGCGTGGGGGGGCTTACGACGACACGGCCGCGCAGTGCCGGTCCGCGGCCCGCCGGGGGCTGGCGCCCAACAGCCGGGAACGGAACATCGGCTTCCGTGTGGTCTTCGCGTCAGCGTCGAAGTGA
- a CDS encoding VIT1/CCC1 transporter family protein: MPSTPHIEKHFTSSDTVRDIVIGMADGLTVPFALAAGLSGAVDATRVVIAAGLAEVAAGSIAMGLGGYLAARTDAEHYASEKAREERETNEVPEVEAAEVAEIFRGYGLAPETVTAVVDAIRSDRTKWVDFMMRFELGLEEPDPRRASRSAITIASSYIAGGLIPLAPYFFLPNAREGLAVSTAVTLLALLVFGYVKGRFTTDRPVRSAWQTVTVGGLAAAAAFVIAKLVA; the protein is encoded by the coding sequence ATGCCGTCAACCCCCCATATTGAGAAACACTTCACCTCGTCCGACACGGTGCGAGACATCGTCATCGGGATGGCCGACGGGCTGACGGTGCCGTTCGCCTTGGCCGCGGGGCTGTCGGGTGCCGTGGACGCCACGCGGGTCGTCATCGCCGCGGGGTTGGCCGAAGTTGCGGCCGGGTCGATCGCGATGGGACTGGGTGGTTATTTGGCCGCACGGACGGATGCCGAACACTACGCGTCCGAAAAAGCCCGCGAAGAACGCGAAACGAATGAAGTGCCGGAGGTCGAGGCGGCCGAAGTTGCGGAAATCTTCCGGGGGTACGGACTGGCGCCGGAAACGGTTACTGCCGTGGTCGACGCCATCCGATCCGACCGGACGAAGTGGGTCGACTTTATGATGCGGTTTGAACTCGGCCTCGAAGAGCCCGACCCGCGCCGGGCGAGTCGCAGCGCGATTACGATCGCCTCGTCGTACATCGCGGGCGGCCTGATCCCGCTCGCCCCGTATTTCTTCTTGCCGAACGCCCGGGAAGGGTTGGCCGTATCGACGGCCGTGACATTACTGGCCTTGCTCGTCTTCGGGTACGTCAAGGGCCGGTTCACGACCGACCGCCCGGTGAGAAGTGCGTGGCAGACGGTCACTGTCGGCGGGCTCGCGGCCGCCGCGGCATTCGTGATCGCGAAACTTGTCGCGTAA
- a CDS encoding ATP-binding protein, with amino-acid sequence MTAPNAELLRLEVLRAFKRRMPRSDLNANISPFDDRVTTAQGVVAQYDITDIHAAVRGRIRETIEAVRDGRKKSQVILLTGDVGTGKTHLLRTFQDSDQATAVGYVFAGGSNHWKIEEFQARLLDWVIEALTAPTPSENHLLLERVRAIGFCAVDQLLTNPTAWRSHLAKSGNRWLGWLTRRFRAPTHESLKKRADARDPTIFAAFDFATFSTYVCDRFLAERSNPTHRFALRVLLTYLFPDRHETGVGTRERVLHWFRNRGDEEYFARRLGASERIDQTFKVMEAVKLLTHLFSPAVSSQLSTPAHPCPPRVFVLVFDQSEGRNELFDGEQDWRDFFAHLSELYNTLPNIVALFTMTLIMRDKLHGNMERQFRDRIRMDESFTLRFPDEGQVLNLYQTRLTNWLRDDPILLDHYNQLDNPYVPFTRSEVLEIVGNTTVRESLERLDTRFRRTLVDDVVVDVKIDFETARNHYLVEEKNQNEWDYTANHLETVSRLFDSVRELLSRDNGIGLANFDSLSVCDVPILKVTVESLNRNEQVYIYLGRVGKRYNDPVIELIRETLFNRKKSQYFLFVVRPVVMNLTVSDPYKTQVLTGVCDTATETSLRALHHVAKTRDMYADPGEEKAFRELLQGIVGRSYLGELLRHARTQLTTLAQSGSGEAPGPSTD; translated from the coding sequence AGGGCGTGGTCGCCCAGTACGACATTACCGACATCCACGCCGCCGTCCGCGGCCGGATTCGGGAGACGATTGAGGCGGTTCGTGACGGCCGCAAAAAGTCCCAGGTCATCCTCCTCACGGGCGACGTTGGCACGGGTAAAACGCACCTCCTGCGGACCTTTCAGGACTCGGATCAGGCGACCGCGGTCGGCTATGTTTTCGCGGGCGGGTCGAATCACTGGAAGATCGAGGAATTCCAGGCCCGGTTGCTCGACTGGGTGATCGAAGCCCTGACAGCTCCGACCCCGAGCGAGAACCACCTACTCCTCGAACGCGTCCGCGCGATCGGCTTTTGCGCGGTCGATCAACTCCTCACTAATCCGACGGCCTGGCGGTCACACCTCGCGAAGTCGGGTAACCGCTGGCTGGGGTGGCTGACGCGGCGGTTCCGGGCACCGACGCACGAGTCACTAAAGAAGCGAGCCGACGCCCGCGACCCGACGATCTTCGCCGCCTTCGATTTCGCCACCTTTTCGACTTACGTCTGCGACCGGTTTCTCGCCGAGCGGTCGAACCCGACCCACCGGTTCGCCCTCCGCGTGTTGTTGACGTACCTGTTCCCGGACCGTCATGAGACGGGAGTCGGCACCCGCGAGCGCGTCCTGCACTGGTTTCGCAACCGCGGCGACGAGGAGTATTTCGCCCGACGGCTCGGTGCGAGCGAAAGAATCGATCAGACGTTCAAGGTGATGGAAGCCGTCAAACTCCTGACCCACCTCTTCTCGCCGGCCGTATCGTCTCAGTTGTCCACGCCCGCGCACCCGTGCCCGCCGCGGGTGTTCGTCCTCGTCTTCGACCAGTCGGAAGGCCGAAACGAGTTGTTCGACGGGGAACAAGACTGGCGGGACTTCTTCGCGCACCTGAGCGAGCTTTACAACACGCTGCCCAACATCGTCGCTCTCTTCACGATGACTCTGATCATGCGGGATAAACTGCACGGCAACATGGAGCGGCAGTTCCGGGACCGGATTCGCATGGACGAATCGTTCACGCTCCGTTTTCCCGACGAAGGCCAAGTGTTGAACCTCTACCAGACGCGGCTCACGAACTGGCTCCGAGACGACCCGATCCTGCTCGATCATTACAACCAATTAGATAATCCTTACGTCCCGTTTACCCGTTCAGAGGTTTTGGAGATCGTCGGCAACACAACAGTTCGCGAATCCCTGGAACGTTTGGATACACGGTTCCGCCGCACGCTGGTCGATGATGTCGTCGTCGACGTGAAAATCGACTTTGAGACCGCAAGAAATCACTATCTCGTTGAAGAAAAAAATCAGAACGAGTGGGATTACACGGCTAATCACTTGGAGACAGTGAGCCGGCTCTTTGATTCCGTGAGAGAACTTTTATCCAGGGATAATGGTATTGGACTCGCGAACTTCGATTCGTTGAGCGTTTGCGACGTGCCTATTTTGAAAGTCACCGTTGAAAGTCTCAACAGAAACGAACAGGTATACATTTACTTGGGCCGCGTGGGAAAGCGCTACAATGATCCTGTTATCGAGTTGATCAGAGAGACGTTATTTAACAGAAAAAAATCGCAGTATTTTCTTTTCGTGGTTCGCCCTGTGGTTATGAATTTAACTGTATCTGATCCCTACAAGACGCAAGTGTTAACGGGCGTCTGCGATACGGCTACTGAAACTAGTCTTAGGGCATTGCACCACGTCGCGAAAACCCGCGATATGTACGCCGACCCCGGTGAAGAGAAGGCGTTCCGCGAACTTCTTCAAGGAATCGTTGGCAGATCCTATCTCGGGGAATTGCTACGACACGCCAGGACGCAGTTGACCACCCTCGCCCAATCCGGCAGCGGCGAGGCGCCCGGTCCTTCCACCGACTGA